One genomic segment of bacterium includes these proteins:
- the rimI gene encoding ribosomal protein S18-alanine N-acetyltransferase: MITIRPMTHDDLIDAVAIERLSFGERWSVQTFASELDNPSSNYFVALDGDRIVGYAGYWLILDEAHITTIAVHPAERRRSIGEIMLQFLIEHAAKADAKWLTLEVRVSNDGARKLYEKYGFTALGRRKGYYQDDGEDALVMWTENIWQSEYRERFEHLKAALAARLGAANEA, encoded by the coding sequence ATGATCACGATTCGCCCCATGACCCACGACGACCTGATCGACGCGGTGGCGATCGAGCGCCTCAGCTTCGGTGAGCGCTGGAGCGTCCAGACCTTCGCCAGCGAGCTCGATAACCCTTCGAGCAACTACTTCGTGGCCCTCGACGGCGATCGCATCGTCGGGTACGCGGGCTACTGGCTGATCCTCGACGAGGCGCACATCACCACCATCGCCGTGCATCCGGCCGAGCGCCGGCGCTCCATCGGCGAGATCATGCTCCAGTTCCTGATCGAGCACGCCGCCAAGGCTGACGCCAAGTGGCTCACCCTCGAGGTGCGCGTCTCCAACGACGGGGCGCGGAAGCTCTACGAGAAGTACGGCTTCACCGCCCTGGGCCGCCGCAAGGGCTACTACCAGGACGACGGCGAGGATGCGCTGGTCATGTGGACCGAGAACATCTGGCAGAGCGAGTATCGCGAGCGCTTCGAGCACCTCAAGGCGGCCCTCGCTGCGCGCCTGGGGGCGGCGAACGAGGCCTAG
- a CDS encoding BamA/TamA family outer membrane protein, which produces MISKTNLAGGRGLRAALAALLVLTGIGAVSPEPALSAPAAKQPPASQQQPKKAPPAKPVAEPTAPAATPSATPGATPSLTPQVDEGPKIHLVDIQIRGNKTVSEETILLSIPIHAGQDVTRAQVEEALQRIYGLGYFHPPTASTQPVLGGERLIIHVVEYPVLKGVTLDGATLFPASELEKPFDAMKGRVINLKDVQEAIKNLEKRYADKGYVLARIVDLQVSPDGQLMLKIAEGTINEIQITGNDETQDYVIRREITLKPGDIYNFSRMQDDLRRVYNLNYFEDIGIKYEPASSDPTKVNVIVTVKEKQTGTFNLSAGWSNRDGPLGILSLRKDNLLGRSQSVSADLTISKNWAAELNYFNPWIDDNHTSFGASLYARRFFNYYASFLEERQGTALSFGQPLFGQDPVTAQWRGAWRLKLERISLKGGAEYTQPLNTITGQPHAPGVGRDADLSTSVGYTVTFDSRDYILNPNTGWFNTAMVDQYVPGLGDLKMTRLQLDLNRYFPLWLGHTLAVGWKLGTMQTPFGGNIPPYERFYSIGNYMVRGWPEGLNLTNAANQGAAPGQAFAGDSFTLGSIEYRFPIVNILSGVVFGDTGLFWDQAQQNFGWERARSGYGVGVRLNTPLGPLRLDYGLKKWGEAGQIHFSIGQKF; this is translated from the coding sequence TTGATTTCGAAGACGAACCTCGCCGGGGGGCGGGGCTTGCGCGCGGCCTTGGCGGCCCTGCTGGTCCTCACGGGGATCGGCGCGGTCTCGCCCGAGCCCGCCCTGTCCGCACCGGCTGCGAAGCAGCCCCCGGCCTCGCAGCAACAACCCAAGAAGGCCCCCCCGGCCAAGCCGGTCGCTGAGCCCACGGCTCCCGCGGCGACGCCGAGCGCCACCCCCGGGGCGACTCCCTCGCTGACTCCCCAGGTCGACGAAGGCCCCAAGATCCACCTGGTGGACATCCAGATCCGCGGTAACAAGACCGTTTCCGAGGAAACGATCCTGCTGTCGATCCCCATCCACGCGGGGCAAGACGTGACGCGGGCCCAGGTCGAGGAGGCCCTCCAGCGAATCTACGGCCTTGGCTACTTCCACCCGCCGACCGCCTCGACCCAGCCGGTCCTGGGCGGCGAGCGCCTCATCATCCACGTGGTCGAGTACCCCGTCCTCAAGGGCGTCACCCTCGACGGGGCGACCCTCTTCCCGGCCAGCGAGCTCGAGAAGCCCTTCGACGCCATGAAGGGCCGCGTGATCAACCTCAAGGACGTCCAGGAGGCGATCAAGAACCTCGAGAAGCGCTACGCCGACAAGGGTTACGTGCTCGCGCGGATCGTGGACCTGCAGGTCAGCCCGGACGGCCAGCTCATGCTCAAGATCGCCGAGGGAACGATCAATGAGATCCAGATCACGGGCAACGACGAGACCCAGGACTACGTCATCCGCCGCGAGATCACCCTCAAGCCAGGCGACATCTACAACTTCAGCCGGATGCAGGACGACCTGCGCCGGGTCTACAACCTCAACTACTTCGAGGACATCGGCATCAAGTACGAGCCGGCCTCGAGCGACCCGACCAAGGTCAACGTGATCGTCACCGTCAAGGAGAAGCAGACCGGCACCTTCAACCTCTCGGCCGGTTGGAGCAACCGTGACGGCCCGCTCGGCATCCTGAGCCTGCGCAAGGACAACCTCCTCGGGCGCAGCCAGTCGGTGAGCGCGGATTTGACCATCTCGAAGAACTGGGCCGCCGAGCTCAACTACTTCAACCCCTGGATCGACGACAACCACACCTCGTTCGGCGCGAGCCTCTACGCGCGGCGCTTCTTCAACTACTACGCCTCGTTCCTCGAGGAGCGCCAGGGTACGGCCCTGTCCTTCGGTCAGCCCCTCTTCGGTCAGGACCCCGTCACGGCTCAGTGGCGCGGCGCCTGGCGCCTGAAGCTGGAACGGATCAGCCTGAAGGGTGGCGCGGAGTACACGCAACCTCTGAACACCATCACGGGCCAGCCCCACGCCCCGGGCGTCGGGCGTGATGCGGATCTGTCCACCAGCGTCGGCTACACCGTGACCTTCGACAGCCGGGACTACATCCTCAACCCCAACACCGGCTGGTTCAACACCGCCATGGTGGACCAGTACGTGCCGGGGCTGGGCGATCTCAAGATGACCCGCCTGCAGCTGGACCTCAATCGCTACTTCCCGCTGTGGCTGGGGCACACCCTCGCCGTGGGCTGGAAGCTGGGCACCATGCAGACGCCCTTCGGCGGCAACATCCCGCCCTACGAGCGCTTCTATTCGATCGGCAACTACATGGTCCGCGGCTGGCCCGAAGGCCTCAACCTGACCAACGCGGCCAACCAGGGTGCCGCCCCCGGTCAGGCGTTCGCCGGCGATTCGTTCACCCTGGGCTCGATCGAGTACCGCTTCCCCATCGTCAACATCCTCTCGGGGGTGGTCTTCGGCGACACGGGTCTCTTCTGGGATCAGGCCCAGCAGAACTTCGGCTGGGAGCGCGCCCGCTCGGGCTACGGCGTGGGCGTTCGCCTCAACACGCCGCTCGGCCCCCTGCGCCTCGACTACGGCCTCAAGAAGTGGGGCGAAGCCGGCCAGATCCACTTCTCGATCGGTCAAAAATTCTAG
- a CDS encoding OmpH family outer membrane protein: MFKRMVSAFAGLALAAGLMVSAPAMAQAAAPGAIAYVDTQKVFQSYKGAQSAQDRFRKEAQDYQEELVDAQRKLEEARKAGKSADEVAKMQKKYEDELKPKKAKVEALDRELSGKIKKQIEAAIAQVAKAKGFGTVLDKAVILYGGTDLTSDVLKNLNK; the protein is encoded by the coding sequence ATGTTTAAACGGATGGTTTCAGCCTTCGCGGGTCTCGCCCTCGCCGCGGGCCTCATGGTCTCGGCCCCCGCGATGGCGCAGGCGGCGGCCCCCGGCGCCATCGCCTACGTGGACACCCAGAAGGTCTTCCAGAGCTACAAGGGCGCCCAGTCCGCCCAGGACCGCTTCCGCAAGGAAGCGCAGGACTACCAGGAGGAGCTGGTCGACGCGCAGCGCAAGCTCGAAGAGGCCCGCAAGGCCGGCAAGAGCGCCGACGAAGTCGCCAAGATGCAGAAGAAGTACGAGGACGAGCTGAAGCCCAAGAAGGCGAAGGTCGAGGCCCTCGACCGCGAGCTGTCGGGCAAGATCAAGAAGCAGATCGAGGCGGCCATCGCCCAGGTCGCCAAGGCCAAGGGCTTCGGCACCGTCCTCGACAAGGCCGTGATCCTCTACGGCGGGACGGACCTGACCAGCGACGTCCTCAAGAACCTCAACAAGTAA
- the lpxD gene encoding UDP-3-O-(3-hydroxymyristoyl)glucosamine N-acyltransferase: MAGLTLQDLAEHLGGTVSETDASFAIAGVANPEDAQPQDLVFLVEDKYLEAIEACAAGAVVARSPVTGKATLVVKAPREAMARTLALFAPEQPAPQCSERAVVDPSATLGSGVSVGPNVTVGARARVGRGTVLHPGVVLGEDVHVGEDCVLYPNVVVREGCRLGDRVIVQPGAVIGSDGFGFVTLPDRTHLKMPQIGIVEVQDDAEIGANVTIDRATIGMTVIGQGTKIDNLVHVGHNVRIGENALLVSQVGISGSVTVGDRVTIAGQAGIAGHLTIGADTVVAAKAGVTKSQPSRVMVSGFPARPHREELRRQAQIERLGELADQVKALQAAISAIQEGQRV, encoded by the coding sequence ATGGCGGGCTTGACGCTTCAGGACCTCGCCGAGCACCTCGGCGGCACGGTCAGCGAGACGGATGCCTCCTTTGCGATCGCCGGGGTGGCGAACCCCGAGGACGCGCAGCCGCAGGATCTCGTCTTTCTGGTCGAGGACAAGTACCTGGAGGCCATCGAGGCCTGCGCGGCCGGGGCCGTGGTGGCTCGTTCGCCCGTTACGGGCAAGGCCACCCTGGTCGTGAAGGCCCCGCGCGAGGCCATGGCCCGCACCCTGGCCCTCTTCGCCCCCGAGCAGCCCGCACCGCAGTGCTCCGAGCGCGCGGTGGTCGATCCGAGCGCCACGCTCGGCTCCGGGGTGAGCGTCGGGCCCAACGTGACGGTCGGCGCCCGCGCCCGGGTCGGACGAGGGACCGTCCTGCACCCGGGGGTGGTCCTCGGCGAGGACGTCCATGTGGGCGAGGACTGCGTGCTCTACCCCAACGTGGTGGTCCGCGAGGGCTGCCGCCTGGGAGACCGGGTGATCGTCCAGCCGGGGGCCGTCATCGGGTCCGACGGCTTCGGTTTCGTCACCCTGCCGGACCGGACGCACCTCAAGATGCCCCAGATCGGCATCGTCGAGGTCCAGGACGACGCGGAGATCGGGGCCAACGTGACCATCGATCGCGCGACCATCGGCATGACGGTAATCGGCCAAGGAACCAAAATTGACAACCTTGTGCACGTCGGCCATAATGTCCGCATCGGGGAAAATGCCCTTCTGGTCTCTCAGGTGGGCATTTCCGGCTCGGTCACCGTCGGGGATCGGGTCACGATCGCTGGTCAAGCCGGCATCGCCGGGCACTTGACGATCGGCGCGGACACGGTGGTAGCGGCCAAGGCCGGTGTCACCAAGAGCCAGCCGTCGAGGGTCATGGTTTCGGGCTTTCCCGCGCGCCCTCACCGCGAGGAGCTGCGCCGCCAGGCGCAGATCGAGCGCCTGGGCGAGTTGGCGGATCAGGTCAAGGCCTTGCAGGCTGCGATTTCCGCCATCCAGGAGGGCCAGAGGGTCTAA
- the lpxC gene encoding UDP-3-O-[3-hydroxymyristoyl] N-acetylglucosamine deacetylase has product MDRTLQWTLARPVTFEGVGLHSGARVTMTLLPADPHSGIRFLRTDLPGSAPIPALADHVVETTLSTTLGFDGVRVGTVEHLMAALYVMGVCNVEVLIDSPELPIMDGSSIAYIEAIREAGRVEQNAPRRILMIQDKLEVQRGDRSVIYQPAESGEAELTCIVDYGHPHAGAQLFEGNLSEEGFASELASARTFCFLAEVEAMRKAGLAKGGTPDNAVVIADDGPMTTLRYADECVRHKTLDLIGDLALCGFEWRGSVTAAKAGHPLHVALAQQLQRLASRDRAKEESVYAHHAR; this is encoded by the coding sequence TTGGACCGCACCCTACAGTGGACGCTCGCCCGTCCGGTCACCTTCGAGGGCGTTGGCCTGCACTCCGGCGCACGCGTCACCATGACCCTCCTGCCCGCCGATCCCCACAGCGGGATCCGCTTCCTGCGCACCGACCTGCCCGGTTCTGCCCCGATCCCGGCCCTGGCCGACCACGTGGTCGAGACCACCCTTTCGACCACCCTCGGCTTCGACGGGGTCCGGGTGGGCACCGTCGAGCACCTGATGGCCGCCCTCTACGTGATGGGGGTCTGCAACGTCGAGGTGCTGATCGACTCCCCCGAGCTGCCCATCATGGACGGTAGCTCGATCGCCTACATCGAGGCCATCCGGGAGGCCGGCCGCGTCGAGCAGAACGCTCCGCGCCGGATTCTCATGATCCAGGACAAGCTCGAGGTGCAGCGTGGCGATCGCTCCGTGATCTACCAACCCGCTGAGAGCGGCGAGGCCGAGCTGACCTGCATCGTGGACTACGGCCACCCCCACGCCGGTGCCCAGCTCTTCGAGGGGAACCTGAGCGAGGAGGGCTTCGCCTCGGAGCTCGCCTCGGCGCGCACCTTCTGCTTTTTGGCCGAAGTCGAGGCCATGCGCAAGGCGGGCCTCGCCAAGGGCGGCACCCCGGACAACGCGGTGGTGATCGCCGACGACGGCCCCATGACCACCCTGCGGTACGCCGACGAGTGCGTCCGCCACAAGACCCTGGATTTGATCGGGGATCTGGCCCTGTGCGGCTTCGAGTGGCGTGGCTCGGTCACGGCAGCCAAGGCCGGCCATCCCCTGCACGTCGCCCTCGCCCAGCAGCTGCAGCGTCTTGCCAGCCGCGATCGCGCCAAGGAGGAATCCGTCTATGCCCACCATGCTCGCTGA
- the fabZ gene encoding 3-hydroxyacyl-ACP dehydratase FabZ: MPTMLAEAAAVPPKTLDINAIMSILPHRYPFLLVDRVLEVVPGERAVAIKNVSVNEPQFTGHFPERPLMPGVLIVEAMAQVGGIVLLQLEEYHGKLALFAGIDGVRFRRTVLPGDQLIMKAELIKIRGQVCRIKVEARVGEALVTEGELMFALVD, translated from the coding sequence ATGCCCACCATGCTCGCTGAGGCTGCCGCTGTGCCCCCCAAGACCCTCGATATCAACGCGATCATGTCGATCCTGCCCCACCGCTACCCGTTCCTGCTGGTGGACCGGGTGCTCGAGGTCGTGCCCGGTGAGCGGGCGGTCGCCATCAAGAACGTGAGCGTCAACGAGCCGCAGTTCACGGGGCACTTCCCCGAGCGGCCCCTGATGCCCGGGGTGCTGATCGTCGAGGCCATGGCCCAGGTGGGCGGCATCGTCCTCTTGCAGCTCGAGGAGTATCACGGCAAGCTCGCGCTCTTCGCGGGCATCGACGGCGTTCGCTTCCGCCGCACCGTCCTGCCGGGCGACCAGCTCATCATGAAGGCGGAACTCATCAAGATTCGCGGCCAGGTCTGCCGGATCAAGGTCGAGGCGCGAGTCGGAGAGGCGCTCGTCACGGAAGGCGAGCTGATGTTTGCACTGGTCGATTGA
- the lpxA gene encoding acyl-ACP--UDP-N-acetylglucosamine O-acyltransferase has translation MHWSIDVIEIHPTAVIHPGARLGDGVKVGPYAVIGEHVSIGAGTVIGAHAVIEPYTTMGVDCQVFSGAIIGGVPQDLKFGGEESYTVIGDRNIIRECVTINRATGMGEETRIGDDNMFQAYVHVAHNCVIGSQVIMSNCATLAGHVSVEDYAIIGGLAGIHQFCRIGTMAMVGAMSRVTQDVPPYMLIEGAPPKVLGPNVIGLRRRGLGQEERTLIKRAYKLMYRSDLNFAQALEAIAQLEDSPYLRHLIAFVESSERGVVGRSNRASGAEASA, from the coding sequence TTGCACTGGTCGATTGACGTGATTGAAATCCATCCTACCGCGGTTATCCACCCGGGCGCGCGCCTGGGCGACGGGGTCAAGGTCGGCCCCTACGCCGTCATCGGCGAGCACGTCTCGATCGGGGCGGGCACCGTCATCGGCGCCCATGCCGTGATCGAGCCCTACACCACCATGGGCGTCGATTGCCAGGTCTTCAGCGGCGCGATCATCGGCGGGGTCCCCCAGGACCTCAAGTTCGGCGGCGAGGAGTCCTACACCGTCATCGGCGATCGCAACATCATCCGCGAGTGCGTCACCATCAACCGCGCCACCGGCATGGGCGAGGAGACCCGCATCGGTGACGACAACATGTTCCAGGCCTACGTCCATGTGGCCCACAACTGCGTGATCGGCAGCCAGGTCATCATGTCCAACTGCGCCACCCTGGCCGGCCACGTCTCGGTCGAGGACTACGCCATCATCGGTGGGCTCGCGGGCATCCATCAGTTCTGCCGGATCGGCACCATGGCCATGGTCGGCGCCATGAGCCGAGTGACCCAGGACGTGCCCCCTTACATGCTGATCGAGGGCGCCCCCCCCAAGGTGCTGGGCCCCAACGTGATCGGCCTCAGGCGTCGGGGCCTCGGGCAGGAGGAGCGCACCCTCATCAAGCGCGCCTACAAGCTCATGTACCGCTCCGATCTCAACTTCGCCCAGGCGCTCGAAGCGATCGCCCAGCTCGAGGATTCCCCCTACCTGCGTCACCTGATCGCCTTCGTGGAGTCGTCGGAGCGCGGGGTGGTCGGTCGCTCGAATCGCGCCTCGGGAGCCGAGGCCAGCGCCTAG
- the lpxB gene encoding lipid-A-disaccharide synthase: MDRVPTVFISAGEVSGDLHAARLVEALLTRVPALQVWGVGSHRMRQAGVEVRWDVTRYSAVGLLEHLPGLRPIAKTLSEVREALVATRPDVVVLVDYQGMNMQIARAAKALGIPTVYYISPQEWIWGLPGGCRKVAEVSDLILAIFEKEAAAYRKTGANVEFIGHPLLDMVPPDERGALAHRLGVDVAEPIVALFPGSRRMELSRLLPPMLEACEQILAANPRVQFLLPVASPDLAELVASLRAKRPGVGVKLVSDVSGMALMRLSDVVLAASGTVVLEAAVVGTPVVAAYKIGGLAAFIAKRLMRGAHVTLPNIVMDEGIVPELLQGEANGARMAEEVLRLLQNPGDRARMVARLAAVRAKLGTPGAVGRAADRIVERLGASQDTKEAKTLA, translated from the coding sequence ATGGACCGCGTCCCCACCGTCTTCATCTCCGCGGGCGAGGTCTCCGGGGATCTGCACGCCGCGCGCCTGGTCGAAGCCCTCCTGACGCGTGTTCCCGCCCTGCAGGTCTGGGGCGTCGGATCCCACCGCATGCGCCAGGCAGGCGTCGAGGTGCGCTGGGACGTCACCCGCTACAGCGCGGTCGGCCTGCTCGAGCACTTGCCGGGCCTGCGCCCCATCGCCAAGACCCTTTCCGAGGTCCGCGAGGCGCTGGTGGCCACGCGGCCGGATGTGGTGGTCCTGGTGGACTACCAGGGCATGAACATGCAGATCGCGCGGGCGGCCAAGGCCCTCGGGATCCCCACCGTCTACTACATCTCGCCCCAGGAGTGGATCTGGGGCCTGCCGGGCGGCTGCCGCAAGGTCGCCGAGGTCTCGGACCTGATCCTCGCCATCTTCGAGAAGGAAGCCGCGGCGTACCGGAAAACCGGGGCCAACGTGGAGTTCATCGGCCATCCCCTGCTCGACATGGTGCCGCCGGACGAGCGCGGGGCCCTCGCCCATCGCCTGGGGGTGGACGTGGCGGAGCCCATCGTCGCCCTCTTCCCCGGTAGCCGCCGCATGGAGCTCAGCCGCCTGCTGCCGCCCATGCTCGAGGCCTGCGAGCAGATCCTCGCCGCCAACCCCCGGGTGCAGTTCCTGCTGCCGGTGGCGAGCCCCGATCTCGCCGAATTGGTGGCGAGCCTGCGCGCCAAGCGCCCGGGCGTGGGGGTGAAGCTCGTCTCGGACGTGAGCGGCATGGCCCTGATGCGCCTTTCGGACGTGGTGCTCGCCGCTTCCGGCACGGTGGTGCTCGAGGCCGCGGTGGTCGGCACCCCCGTGGTGGCCGCCTACAAGATTGGGGGCCTTGCGGCCTTCATCGCCAAGCGCTTGATGCGCGGAGCCCACGTGACCCTGCCCAACATCGTGATGGACGAGGGGATCGTCCCCGAGCTCTTGCAGGGCGAGGCGAACGGTGCGCGCATGGCCGAGGAGGTCCTCAGGCTCCTGCAGAACCCGGGCGATCGCGCCCGGATGGTCGCGCGGCTTGCGGCCGTCCGCGCCAAGCTGGGTACTCCGGGGGCCGTCGGGCGCGCCGCCGACCGGATCGTAGAGCGCCTGGGCGCCTCTCAGGACACGAAAGAAGCTAAAACCCTGGCATGA
- a CDS encoding NAD(P)-dependent oxidoreductase, with product MTEHVFITGISGCVGHYLFDALADDPRYHLHLLVRDVSRLRFNYQDRPNVSIVTGDLMDIERHAELLGRMDHIIHVAAAWGEAVSYEVNHRIPFRMFELADPARIKRLVYFATASVLDEHNQLLKAAGDHGTDYIRSKYQACEQLSGHPLADKIVAIFPTLIFGGGKRYPVSHLSSGLSDVDRWLSLARFLTLEGTLHFIHARDIARIVKHVLAHEVADRWLVLGNPELSVDQMIAQMCEAFGRRRPSFPRLDLTPFLGLIDRLMGPRFNTWDRYSLTHRHFRYRTVNAETFGLPADLSTLGAVVHEQLAATR from the coding sequence ATGACCGAACACGTCTTCATCACCGGGATCAGCGGCTGCGTCGGCCACTACCTCTTCGACGCCCTCGCCGACGATCCGCGCTACCACCTGCACCTCCTGGTCCGCGACGTCTCGCGCCTGCGCTTCAACTACCAGGATCGCCCCAACGTCTCGATCGTCACCGGGGACCTGATGGACATCGAGCGCCACGCGGAGCTGCTCGGCCGGATGGACCACATCATCCACGTGGCGGCCGCCTGGGGCGAGGCGGTGAGCTACGAGGTCAACCACCGCATCCCCTTCCGCATGTTCGAGCTGGCGGATCCTGCGCGGATCAAGCGCCTCGTCTACTTTGCGACCGCGAGCGTGCTGGACGAGCACAACCAGCTCCTGAAGGCGGCCGGCGACCACGGCACCGACTACATCCGCAGCAAGTACCAGGCCTGCGAGCAGCTCTCGGGCCATCCTTTGGCCGACAAGATCGTGGCGATCTTCCCGACCCTCATCTTCGGGGGTGGGAAACGGTACCCCGTCTCCCACCTCTCGTCTGGCCTCTCGGACGTGGACCGCTGGCTCTCGCTTGCCCGCTTCTTGACCCTGGAGGGGACCCTCCACTTCATCCACGCCCGCGACATCGCGCGGATCGTCAAGCACGTCCTGGCGCACGAGGTCGCGGATCGCTGGCTGGTACTGGGCAACCCCGAGCTGAGCGTGGACCAGATGATCGCTCAGATGTGCGAGGCCTTCGGCCGCCGCCGCCCGAGCTTCCCACGGCTCGATCTCACGCCGTTCCTCGGCCTGATCGATCGCCTCATGGGGCCCCGCTTCAACACCTGGGATCGTTACAGCCTGACGCACCGCCACTTCCGGTACCGGACGGTCAACGCCGAGACCTTCGGCCTGCCCGCTGACCTCTCCACCTTGGGCGCGGTGGTGCACGAGCAACTCGCGGCCACGCGATGA
- a CDS encoding dephospho-CoA kinase, giving the protein MKVIGLTGGIASGKTTVANLLAERGGAVIDADRVAREVVEPGTPALEAIAEAFGPEVIDPAGRLDRAALARRVFGNEPARERLNAIVHPAVKDAMTRALDALRQRPTPPSFAVLVVPLLFETGMQTMADTVWTVSVPPDMQRERLVARDALSEDEADARIASQWPLERKLALSDRIIDNTGILEALDAQIAAALQAEGLG; this is encoded by the coding sequence ATGAAGGTCATCGGCCTGACCGGGGGAATCGCCTCCGGCAAGACGACGGTGGCGAACCTCTTGGCTGAGCGGGGTGGTGCGGTGATCGACGCCGACCGCGTCGCCCGCGAGGTGGTCGAGCCCGGGACCCCCGCCCTCGAAGCGATCGCCGAGGCCTTCGGCCCCGAGGTGATCGATCCGGCCGGCCGCCTGGACCGCGCCGCCCTGGCCCGCCGCGTCTTCGGGAACGAGCCTGCGCGCGAGCGCCTCAACGCCATCGTCCACCCCGCGGTCAAGGACGCCATGACCCGGGCCCTCGACGCTCTCCGTCAGCGCCCCACCCCGCCATCCTTCGCGGTCTTGGTGGTCCCTCTGCTCTTCGAGACCGGGATGCAGACCATGGCCGACACGGTCTGGACGGTCAGCGTGCCGCCCGACATGCAGCGCGAGCGGCTGGTGGCACGCGACGCGCTGAGCGAGGACGAGGCCGACGCCCGCATCGCTTCTCAGTGGCCCCTCGAGCGTAAGCTCGCGCTGAGCGACCGGATCATCGACAACACCGGCATCCTCGAGGCGCTCGACGCCCAGATCGCGGCGGCCCTGCAGGCCGAGGGCCTGGGCTAG
- a CDS encoding transglycosylase SLT domain-containing protein translates to MTRASVRPRARWRRLVLALVVGAVLLASARPLAVAAGRLFFPFPYREAIEREAERYSLDPLLVVAVMRVESGFAPRARSRVGARGLMQLMPSTAEWAARKVAMRDFAVDWLEDPDTNIQLGCWYLSYLRRQFPGDLHAMLAAYNGGEGNVARWKRQPEALEAAFPETRRYVKRSIQTYWIYRLLYRDWAS, encoded by the coding sequence ATGACCAGAGCTTCCGTCCGCCCTCGCGCGCGCTGGCGTCGCCTCGTCCTCGCCCTCGTCGTGGGCGCGGTTCTGCTTGCGAGCGCGCGCCCCTTGGCGGTCGCCGCCGGACGGCTCTTCTTCCCCTTCCCCTACCGCGAGGCCATCGAGCGCGAGGCCGAGCGCTACTCGCTCGATCCGCTCCTGGTGGTCGCCGTGATGCGGGTCGAGAGCGGCTTCGCCCCTCGGGCCCGCTCGCGGGTGGGGGCCCGGGGTCTCATGCAGCTGATGCCCTCGACCGCCGAGTGGGCCGCGCGCAAGGTCGCCATGCGCGACTTTGCGGTCGATTGGCTCGAGGACCCGGACACCAACATCCAGCTGGGGTGCTGGTACCTGAGCTACCTGCGCCGCCAGTTCCCCGGGGATCTCCACGCCATGCTCGCCGCCTACAACGGGGGCGAGGGCAACGTGGCGCGCTGGAAGCGCCAGCCCGAGGCCCTGGAGGCGGCTTTCCCCGAGACCCGCCGCTACGTCAAGCGCAGCATCCAGACCTACTGGATCTATCGGCTCCTCTATCGGGATTGGGCCTCCTGA
- a CDS encoding DUF721 domain-containing protein — protein MQRLQRFLAKSLKEWKAEDAVAAGRVFALWPTIVGEAIAARTRPRFLRGGVLFVEAASSAWANELTMLKPRILKALDQHLGKGLIRDVRYQVAPTWQERKAYEAPEIEQVPVLPKEPLSPEEEQAIAEEVASRVSDPDLAEAARDLLSAVARRRAAKEKAGYRPCASCGALVPPTSDSCPICRLTGSER, from the coding sequence ATGCAGCGGCTCCAACGCTTTCTGGCCAAGAGCCTCAAGGAGTGGAAGGCCGAGGACGCCGTCGCCGCCGGCCGCGTCTTCGCCCTTTGGCCGACGATCGTGGGCGAGGCGATCGCCGCGCGCACCCGGCCTCGCTTCCTGCGTGGCGGGGTCCTCTTCGTCGAGGCGGCCTCCTCGGCCTGGGCCAACGAGCTGACCATGCTCAAGCCCCGGATCCTCAAGGCGCTCGACCAGCACCTGGGCAAGGGCCTGATCCGCGACGTGCGCTACCAGGTGGCTCCCACCTGGCAGGAGCGCAAGGCCTACGAGGCCCCCGAGATCGAGCAGGTGCCGGTCCTGCCGAAAGAGCCCCTGAGCCCCGAAGAGGAGCAGGCGATCGCCGAGGAAGTGGCTTCTCGGGTGTCGGACCCCGACCTGGCCGAGGCGGCCCGCGACCTGCTTTCGGCCGTCGCCCGGCGCAGGGCGGCCAAGGAGAAGGCGGGGTATCGACCGTGCGCCTCCTGCGGGGCGCTGGTGCCGCCTACGAGCGACTCCTGCCCGATCTGCCGCCTGACCGGAAGCGAGCGCTAG